A single window of Onychomys torridus chromosome 8, mOncTor1.1, whole genome shotgun sequence DNA harbors:
- the Rab34 gene encoding ras-related protein Rab-34 isoform X2: MNILAPVRRDRVLAELPQCLRKEAALHVRKDFHPRVTCACQEHRTGTVGFKISKVIVVGDLSVGKTCLINRFCKDTFDKNYKATIGVDFEMERFEVLGVPFSLQLWDTAGQERFKCIASTYYRGAQAIIIVFNLNDVASLEHTKQWLADALKENDPSNVLLFLVGSKKDMSTPAQYSLMEKDALKVAQEIKAEYWAVSSLTGENVREFFFRVAALTFEANVLAELEKSGARRIGDVVRINSDDKNLYLTASKKKATCCP, from the exons ATGAACATTCTGGCGCCCGTGCGGAGGGACCGCGTCCTGGCGGAGCTGCCCCAG TGCCTGAGGAAGGAGGCCGCTTTGCACGTGCGCAAAGACTTCCACCCCCGCGTCACTTGCGCCTGCCAGGAGCACCGGACAGGCACCGTGGG ATTTAAGATATCCAAGGTCATCGTTGTGGGGGACCTGTCCGTGGGGAAGACCTGTCTCATTAATAG GTTCTGCAAAGACACTTTTGATAAAAATTACAAGGCCACCATCGGAGTGGATTTTGAGATGGAACGATTTGAAGTGTTGGGTGTCCCCTTCAGTCTCCAACT TTGGGACACTGCTGGGCAGGAGAGGTTCAAATGCATCGCTTCCACCTACTACCGAGGAGCCCAAG CCATCATCATCGTCTTCAACCTGAATGACGTGGCATCCCTGGAGCACACCAA GCAATGGCTCGCTGATGCACTCAAGGAGAATGACCCTTCCAACGTGCTTCTCTTCCTTGTGGGTTCCAAGAAGgatatgagt ACTCCTGCTCAGTATTCCCTAATGGAGAAGGATGCCCTCAAGGTGGCCCAAGAGATTAAGGCTGAGTATTGGGCAGTGTCCTCCCTCACTG GTGAGAATGTCCGGGAATTCTTCTTCCGTGTGGCAGCGTTGACCTTTGAGGCCAATGTCCTGGCTGAGCTGGAGAAATCGGGGGCTCGGCGCATTGGGGATGTTGTTC GCATCAACAGTGATGACAAAAACCTCTACTTAACTGCCAGCAAGAAAAAGGCCACATGCTGTCCCTGA
- the Rab34 gene encoding ras-related protein Rab-34 isoform X1 gives MNILAPVRRDRVLAELPQCLRKEAALHVRKDFHPRVTCACQEHRTGTVGRFKISKVIVVGDLSVGKTCLINRFCKDTFDKNYKATIGVDFEMERFEVLGVPFSLQLWDTAGQERFKCIASTYYRGAQAIIIVFNLNDVASLEHTKQWLADALKENDPSNVLLFLVGSKKDMSTPAQYSLMEKDALKVAQEIKAEYWAVSSLTGENVREFFFRVAALTFEANVLAELEKSGARRIGDVVRINSDDKNLYLTASKKKATCCP, from the exons ATGAACATTCTGGCGCCCGTGCGGAGGGACCGCGTCCTGGCGGAGCTGCCCCAG TGCCTGAGGAAGGAGGCCGCTTTGCACGTGCGCAAAGACTTCCACCCCCGCGTCACTTGCGCCTGCCAGGAGCACCGGACAGGCACCGTGGG CAGATTTAAGATATCCAAGGTCATCGTTGTGGGGGACCTGTCCGTGGGGAAGACCTGTCTCATTAATAG GTTCTGCAAAGACACTTTTGATAAAAATTACAAGGCCACCATCGGAGTGGATTTTGAGATGGAACGATTTGAAGTGTTGGGTGTCCCCTTCAGTCTCCAACT TTGGGACACTGCTGGGCAGGAGAGGTTCAAATGCATCGCTTCCACCTACTACCGAGGAGCCCAAG CCATCATCATCGTCTTCAACCTGAATGACGTGGCATCCCTGGAGCACACCAA GCAATGGCTCGCTGATGCACTCAAGGAGAATGACCCTTCCAACGTGCTTCTCTTCCTTGTGGGTTCCAAGAAGgatatgagt ACTCCTGCTCAGTATTCCCTAATGGAGAAGGATGCCCTCAAGGTGGCCCAAGAGATTAAGGCTGAGTATTGGGCAGTGTCCTCCCTCACTG GTGAGAATGTCCGGGAATTCTTCTTCCGTGTGGCAGCGTTGACCTTTGAGGCCAATGTCCTGGCTGAGCTGGAGAAATCGGGGGCTCGGCGCATTGGGGATGTTGTTC GCATCAACAGTGATGACAAAAACCTCTACTTAACTGCCAGCAAGAAAAAGGCCACATGCTGTCCCTGA